The Streptomyces sp. NBC_00162 genome window below encodes:
- the amcA gene encoding multiple cyclophane-containing RiPP AmcA, translating into MSIHTPTDAATLVMDSAEGFESLLEAAGTGAVARWENSWTNATWSNQPTSEAAHAKPVAAFDNRPTWDNPTATFDNRPTWDNWKNK; encoded by the coding sequence ATGTCCATTCACACGCCCACTGACGCCGCCACCCTCGTGATGGACTCGGCGGAGGGATTCGAGTCCCTCCTGGAGGCCGCTGGCACCGGCGCCGTCGCCCGCTGGGAGAACTCCTGGACCAACGCCACCTGGAGCAACCAGCCCACCTCCGAAGCCGCGCACGCCAAGCCCGTCGCCGCGTTCGACAACCGCCCGACCTGGGACAACCCCACGGCCACCTTCGACAACCGGCCCACCTGGGACAACTGGAAGAACAAGTAG
- a CDS encoding UvrD-helicase domain-containing protein, which translates to MTIPYEQAAFAKDRIEALASAMGLTLPHEEQWDFLQSMISLDLQAAPGSGKTSLIGLKLALLAAGWSSRTRGICVLSHTNTAKTEITARLAATPAGRRLLAYPHFIGTIQSFANTFLALPAVRALGVEIQAVDDEAYAAAALRLLERDPRFRTLLGTLDRQRDGRQLAATARFVCEARDLAVVATRSLPFSKETSSGKQFILLKRDLSRRGIFRYEDMFAIAEQHLVRNPDLADATSRRFPFVLLDEMQDTSLVQERLLDKVFGSTGTVVQRVGDVNQRIFNDGQPGRTEAGTFPLPMAAELPVSRRFGSRIAGLASELTVHRRQRIHGAGPEGAIVLLTYDESTVAQVVPAFERLAATLVPPPLLQQSPPRVLGARRHRGSSPNFPQSLACYVPELLAQADAVRGSLIRTTRSAQTQWQSDDSHGAVSHVWNAVRGLVRPMTEGYLPAIGRLEREAVTAGGKARAVLLSMLTAQLDDEGLWESLTDQLMRVLSELTSVTEADLNRMGEVFLYVPRGQSPRTLLPTSDETDLVPSIASTIQRAKGETHSATLLLDCLDKTGKKFDVNEVLNLLASGRDLDRATSTVKRAAQLIFVGATRPTHLLAFATPRQRAEPYAEALVARGWSVHDASATL; encoded by the coding sequence ATGACGATCCCCTACGAGCAGGCCGCCTTCGCCAAGGATAGGATTGAGGCGCTGGCTTCCGCGATGGGCCTCACCCTTCCCCACGAGGAACAGTGGGACTTTCTGCAGAGCATGATCTCTCTTGATCTACAAGCGGCACCTGGGTCGGGGAAAACCAGCCTCATAGGCCTGAAGCTTGCACTGCTTGCCGCAGGTTGGAGCTCACGGACGAGAGGCATATGCGTTCTCTCGCACACCAACACAGCCAAGACTGAAATCACTGCACGACTTGCCGCAACCCCCGCCGGCCGAAGACTTCTGGCCTATCCACACTTCATTGGGACGATCCAATCGTTCGCCAACACCTTCCTTGCTCTACCCGCTGTGCGGGCCCTGGGTGTTGAGATCCAGGCAGTCGATGACGAGGCGTATGCAGCAGCCGCGCTCCGTCTCCTTGAGCGGGACCCCCGCTTCCGAACTCTGCTCGGAACCCTCGATCGCCAGAGGGACGGCAGGCAGCTCGCAGCCACCGCCCGTTTCGTCTGTGAAGCCCGCGACCTCGCCGTGGTAGCCACGCGTAGTCTGCCGTTCTCGAAGGAGACCTCCAGCGGGAAGCAGTTCATCCTCCTCAAACGGGACCTGTCTCGCAGAGGAATCTTCCGCTACGAGGACATGTTCGCGATCGCCGAGCAGCACCTGGTGCGGAACCCTGACTTGGCGGATGCCACGTCGCGGCGCTTTCCGTTCGTTCTCCTGGACGAGATGCAGGACACCAGCCTGGTGCAGGAGCGACTACTGGACAAGGTATTCGGGTCGACGGGAACCGTCGTGCAGCGCGTCGGTGACGTGAATCAGCGCATCTTCAACGACGGGCAGCCCGGGCGCACCGAAGCCGGTACGTTCCCGCTGCCCATGGCCGCTGAACTACCGGTCAGCCGACGGTTCGGCAGTCGGATAGCAGGTCTGGCGAGCGAGTTGACGGTGCATCGTCGGCAGCGCATCCACGGGGCAGGGCCTGAGGGGGCCATCGTGCTCCTCACCTATGACGAAAGTACGGTTGCCCAAGTCGTGCCGGCCTTCGAAAGGCTGGCGGCGACTCTCGTCCCACCACCTCTCCTTCAACAGAGCCCTCCGCGCGTGCTTGGCGCGCGTCGACACCGAGGAAGTTCTCCGAACTTTCCCCAGTCCCTTGCTTGCTACGTACCTGAACTTCTTGCCCAAGCGGATGCTGTTCGGGGCAGTCTCATCCGAACTACCCGCTCGGCTCAGACGCAGTGGCAATCGGATGACAGCCACGGTGCCGTAAGTCACGTCTGGAATGCCGTTCGAGGGTTGGTTCGACCTATGACGGAGGGCTATCTCCCAGCAATCGGGCGGCTGGAGCGAGAGGCAGTCACCGCTGGCGGGAAGGCGCGTGCCGTACTACTGAGCATGCTCACCGCGCAGTTGGACGATGAGGGTCTGTGGGAGTCGCTGACGGATCAGCTCATGCGTGTCTTGTCCGAGTTGACGAGCGTAACCGAGGCAGACCTCAACCGTATGGGAGAGGTGTTTCTGTACGTGCCCAGAGGTCAGTCGCCCCGCACTTTGCTGCCAACCTCCGATGAGACCGATCTGGTGCCATCTATTGCGAGCACGATTCAACGCGCTAAGGGTGAGACGCACAGTGCCACTCTGCTTCTTGACTGCTTGGACAAGACGGGCAAGAAGTTTGATGTGAACGAGGTGCTGAATCTTCTTGCAAGTGGAAGAGACCTGGATCGAGCGACAAGCACCGTTAAGAGAGCCGCTCAGCTGATCTTCGTTGGAGCTACACGTCCAACGCATCTGCTGGCCTTCGCTACCCCTCGGCAGCGCGCCGAGCCATATGCCGAGGCGCTGGTGGCGCGAGGTTGGTCAGTGCACGATGCAAGTGCGACCCTTTGA
- a CDS encoding DUF6230 family protein produces MTVPAVAVTAGLGIALAQGALAASFAVSGQQFKVSAKSLEGEGFVQYGSVDVNAREELIPVAVTAIREAKLNSLCQSVVTSLPVIGDISLNLTAGQKRPVEASNLFVDATQLSGDAVFTNIEIGRDASTLDKGPADAQGMQDLFAQQADTVSITDLRQTAWATNAGTFKLSGLSMDISKGKKECF; encoded by the coding sequence CTGACCGTACCCGCCGTGGCCGTGACCGCCGGCCTCGGCATCGCCCTCGCGCAGGGCGCGCTCGCCGCCTCCTTCGCCGTGTCGGGGCAGCAGTTCAAGGTGTCGGCGAAGAGCCTGGAGGGCGAGGGCTTCGTCCAGTACGGCAGCGTCGACGTCAACGCCCGCGAGGAGCTCATCCCGGTGGCCGTCACCGCCATCCGGGAGGCGAAGCTCAACAGCCTGTGCCAGTCGGTGGTCACCTCCCTCCCGGTGATCGGTGACATCTCGCTCAACCTGACGGCCGGCCAGAAGAGGCCCGTCGAGGCGAGCAACCTGTTCGTGGACGCGACACAGCTCTCCGGTGACGCGGTCTTCACCAACATCGAGATCGGGCGCGACGCCTCCACCCTCGACAAGGGCCCGGCCGACGCCCAGGGGATGCAGGACCTGTTCGCGCAGCAGGCCGACACGGTCAGCATCACCGATCTCCGGCAGACGGCGTGGGCGACCAACGCCGGCACCTTCAAGCTCTCCGGGCTGAGCATGGACATCAGCAAGGGCAAGAAGGAATGCTTCTGA
- the amcB gene encoding cyclophane-forming radical SAM peptide maturase AmcB, with protein MQPTTKCLPMDCTYCYLPFRKMNHLMPVTVAEAVAASVNPWAAHDPAFEVVWHGGEPLATGREHLAALMSPFEGVKHSIQTNAALVDDAWCEFLLEHEVHVGVSIDGPEDMNTHRVTLAGHPGFRVTMRGIERLRRHGIPFSAIAVVSDPAPENAARFYDFFAELGVTTLGVNVEEEEGVNRGAKESDPVRTTEFWAALADAWRANPVIRLREIQRVLNFAGAVLGSHDTAPTPTSAPWDPMPTVAYDGGVIMLSPELAGFTDARFGDFTTGNVLKDGLDVLVAEAEERTPWITEFWQGVDACRDTCPAFAFCGGAHAANRYFEHAGRFDGTRTRYCTTAKIALLEGVTRHVHSHAH; from the coding sequence ATGCAGCCCACCACGAAGTGCCTGCCCATGGACTGCACCTACTGCTACTTGCCGTTCCGCAAGATGAACCACTTGATGCCGGTGACGGTTGCCGAGGCTGTGGCCGCGTCCGTCAACCCGTGGGCAGCTCACGATCCGGCGTTCGAAGTCGTGTGGCACGGTGGAGAGCCGCTGGCCACGGGCCGTGAGCACCTGGCCGCGCTCATGTCCCCTTTCGAGGGCGTGAAGCACAGCATCCAGACGAACGCGGCTCTGGTGGATGACGCCTGGTGCGAGTTCCTGCTGGAGCACGAGGTCCACGTCGGCGTCAGCATCGACGGCCCCGAGGACATGAACACCCACCGCGTCACCCTCGCCGGCCACCCCGGATTCCGCGTCACCATGCGAGGCATCGAGCGCCTGCGCCGCCACGGCATCCCGTTCTCCGCCATCGCGGTCGTCTCCGACCCGGCCCCCGAGAACGCGGCCCGCTTCTACGACTTCTTCGCCGAGCTGGGCGTCACCACCCTCGGCGTCAACGTCGAAGAGGAAGAAGGGGTCAACCGCGGAGCCAAGGAGTCCGACCCCGTGCGCACGACCGAGTTCTGGGCCGCCCTCGCGGACGCCTGGCGGGCCAATCCGGTGATCCGGCTGAGGGAGATCCAGCGGGTGCTCAACTTCGCCGGTGCCGTTCTCGGCAGCCACGACACCGCCCCCACGCCCACCTCTGCACCTTGGGATCCGATGCCCACCGTCGCCTACGACGGCGGGGTGATCATGCTCTCCCCAGAGCTGGCGGGGTTCACCGACGCCCGGTTCGGCGACTTCACCACCGGCAACGTACTCAAGGACGGCCTGGACGTCCTCGTGGCCGAGGCCGAGGAACGCACCCCCTGGATCACCGAGTTCTGGCAGGGCGTCGACGCGTGCCGCGACACCTGCCCCGCCTTCGCCTTCTGCGGGGGTGCCCACGCCGCGAACCGGTACTTCGAGCACGCCGGCCGGTTCGACGGGACCAGGACCCGGTACTGCACCACCGCCAAAATCGCCCTACTCGAAGGAGTCACGCGACATGTCCATTCACACGCCCACTGA
- a CDS encoding MerR family transcriptional regulator: MTNQAADGEDTGGDEATRGGRYRREDVARAAGVKVRNLRYYQERGLLPPPRREGRIAWYSEDHLIRLRLISDLLGRGYTVNGIAELLQAWEDGGGLSRLLGLEREMTRDWVREEPVTMTRAELRELFGPTATAQDTRRAAELGYVTVDGDLVTHPSPRLLDATLALVRQGVPLAEILDAGEFVQAQAAALADRFVGLFRRHVIGPEGLEQLSATQLQHITAAVTALRPVAGDVVATEFARAMARRVDAEVSELLRTEQ, encoded by the coding sequence GTGACCAACCAGGCAGCCGACGGCGAGGACACGGGCGGCGACGAGGCTACGCGCGGCGGGCGCTACCGCCGGGAGGACGTGGCCCGCGCGGCCGGCGTCAAGGTGCGCAACCTGCGCTACTACCAGGAGCGCGGGCTGCTGCCGCCGCCGCGCCGCGAGGGCCGGATCGCCTGGTACTCCGAGGACCACCTGATCCGGCTGCGGCTGATCAGCGACCTGCTGGGGCGCGGCTACACGGTCAACGGCATCGCCGAACTCCTGCAGGCCTGGGAGGACGGCGGCGGCCTGTCCCGACTGCTGGGCCTGGAACGGGAGATGACCCGGGACTGGGTGCGGGAGGAGCCGGTGACGATGACCCGGGCCGAGCTGCGGGAGCTGTTCGGCCCCACGGCCACCGCCCAGGACACCCGGCGGGCGGCCGAGCTGGGGTACGTCACGGTCGACGGGGACCTGGTCACCCACCCGAGCCCCCGGCTGCTGGACGCGACTCTGGCACTGGTGCGCCAGGGCGTGCCCCTTGCGGAGATCCTGGACGCCGGGGAGTTCGTACAGGCGCAGGCGGCCGCCCTCGCGGACCGGTTCGTCGGACTGTTCCGGCGGCATGTGATCGGCCCGGAGGGGCTGGAGCAGCTTTCGGCCACCCAGCTCCAGCACATCACGGCGGCGGTGACGGCCCTGAGGCCGGTGGCCGGGGACGTGGTGGCCACGGAGTTCGCGCGGGCGATGGCGCGCCGGGTGGATGCGGAGGTCTCCGAACTGCTGCGTACGGAGCAGTAG
- a CDS encoding tetratricopeptide repeat protein translates to MSTPYFEHGTAAERWARARLFFDAKEYATAARILDTLAGEAPEQLAPRLLLARAYYHSAQLSRAERELRAILERWPVEDYAQLMLGRTLERSGRAAEARPYLRMAAAMAGEFPE, encoded by the coding sequence ATGAGCACGCCGTACTTCGAGCACGGGACGGCAGCCGAGCGCTGGGCACGGGCCCGGCTCTTCTTCGACGCGAAGGAGTACGCGACGGCCGCCCGCATCCTGGACACGCTGGCGGGCGAGGCCCCGGAGCAGCTGGCGCCCCGCCTGCTGCTGGCCCGCGCCTACTACCACTCCGCCCAGCTCTCCCGCGCCGAGCGCGAGCTCCGCGCCATCCTGGAGCGCTGGCCGGTGGAGGACTACGCACAGCTGATGCTCGGTCGCACACTGGAGCGGAGCGGCCGGGCCGCCGAGGCCCGCCCGTACCTGCGGATGGCCGCCGCGATGGCCGGTGAGTTCCCGGAGTAG
- a CDS encoding ATP-dependent nuclease has translation MYLAHLRAENFRIFGPAGQEGGDADRSLRVDFAPGTTVLVGENDSGKTAIVDAIRVCLLTTAADYYRVTKDDFHVGAGGRSDTFTITCGFRGLSAEEKGTFLELLTTDASGSALYVTFRAQLMDPQRSNRVSVTTRTGPDGKGPALDGAARELLKATYLRPLRDAEAELRSGRGSRLSQILASYPAILKEEQDDFNAETDTADTLVGILRRAEHHITSNAAVAAARDDINTNYLEKFSIGSDVLRGEIGVAGDATLARALERLELTLFAGTGEWTRRGLGYNNALFMAAELLLLGNSETAPLLLIEEPEAHLHPQLQTRVMDLLYERAAGTAGAAAGVQVILTTHSPNLASAVPVEWLTLVARGSTFSLAPGHTRLDAGDYAFLSRFLDVTKANLFFARSVAVVEGDAEALLLPALAQAVGRSFNESGVSVVNVGHTGLFRYSRIFQREGRQIPVTVACIRDRDLLPDGTPTDMRGELPCVSDMTAEQIAAHVDALTRGDDGNVKTFVSDHWTLEYDLAAASWTMARVMHQAVRAARASERSWPDAERLAELDGEAAQEVEEWRAAGVNRPEAALRIYRPLKKGNASKAIAAQHAARLLKSTPLTEAHIPAYLRRAFAHLCGEP, from the coding sequence GTGTATCTGGCTCATCTGCGCGCCGAGAACTTTCGCATCTTCGGCCCGGCTGGGCAGGAGGGCGGCGACGCGGACCGCTCGCTTCGCGTTGACTTCGCTCCGGGCACCACCGTACTAGTGGGAGAGAACGACAGCGGTAAGACGGCCATCGTGGATGCCATCCGGGTCTGCCTCCTCACAACTGCAGCGGACTACTACCGCGTCACCAAGGACGACTTCCATGTCGGGGCCGGGGGCCGCTCGGACACCTTCACGATTACCTGTGGGTTCAGAGGGCTTTCCGCGGAGGAGAAGGGTACCTTCCTCGAGCTGCTCACTACAGACGCGAGTGGCAGCGCCTTGTATGTCACATTCAGAGCGCAACTCATGGATCCGCAGCGCTCGAATCGTGTCTCTGTCACCACGCGGACCGGACCGGACGGCAAGGGACCCGCTTTGGACGGTGCCGCCCGTGAGCTCCTGAAAGCGACCTACCTGAGGCCGCTACGGGATGCGGAGGCAGAGCTTCGCTCGGGACGTGGATCCAGGCTTTCCCAGATCCTGGCCAGCTATCCGGCGATCCTCAAGGAAGAGCAGGACGACTTCAACGCTGAGACCGACACAGCCGACACCCTTGTGGGCATCCTGCGGCGAGCTGAACACCACATCACAAGCAATGCTGCCGTCGCTGCGGCTCGCGACGACATCAACACCAACTACCTCGAAAAGTTCTCGATTGGCTCAGATGTCCTCCGGGGCGAGATCGGGGTGGCCGGCGATGCCACGCTCGCTCGGGCGTTGGAACGGCTGGAGCTCACGCTCTTCGCTGGTACTGGCGAATGGACCCGTCGGGGGCTGGGCTACAACAACGCTCTGTTCATGGCTGCCGAGCTGCTACTGCTGGGGAACAGCGAGACCGCGCCTTTGCTGCTCATCGAGGAACCCGAGGCCCACCTGCATCCTCAGTTGCAGACTCGTGTGATGGACCTTCTGTACGAGCGGGCGGCCGGGACGGCCGGAGCGGCCGCAGGCGTCCAAGTCATTCTCACTACCCACAGCCCCAACCTGGCCTCCGCGGTCCCTGTCGAATGGCTCACCCTCGTAGCGCGTGGCAGCACGTTCAGCCTGGCTCCGGGACACACCCGGCTCGATGCGGGCGACTATGCTTTCCTTTCTCGCTTCCTTGACGTGACCAAGGCCAATCTGTTCTTTGCCCGCTCCGTCGCTGTGGTGGAAGGCGATGCGGAGGCGTTGCTGCTTCCTGCCCTCGCGCAGGCTGTCGGCCGCTCCTTCAACGAGAGTGGGGTCAGCGTCGTCAATGTCGGTCACACGGGCCTGTTCCGGTATAGCCGGATCTTCCAGCGGGAGGGTCGGCAGATCCCCGTCACTGTGGCCTGCATCCGCGACAGAGATCTGCTGCCGGATGGTACTCCCACGGACATGAGAGGCGAGCTGCCGTGTGTATCAGACATGACTGCGGAGCAGATTGCCGCACACGTTGATGCCCTTACGCGTGGAGACGACGGGAATGTGAAGACATTCGTTTCCGACCACTGGACCCTCGAGTACGATCTGGCAGCTGCGTCATGGACCATGGCTAGGGTGATGCACCAGGCCGTACGTGCTGCCCGAGCTTCGGAGCGGTCGTGGCCTGATGCTGAAAGGCTTGCAGAGCTCGATGGTGAGGCGGCACAGGAGGTCGAAGAATGGCGGGCCGCGGGCGTCAATCGTCCTGAGGCGGCCCTGCGAATCTACCGACCACTGAAGAAAGGCAATGCGAGCAAGGCCATCGCAGCCCAGCATGCGGCCAGGCTGCTCAAGTCCACGCCACTCACAGAGGCACACATCCCGGCGTACCTCCGTCGCGCCTTTGCCCACCTTTGCGGTGAGCCATGA
- a CDS encoding methyltransferase: MTTPFGSYELTRFPEDPRDRLRAWDAADEYLLRHLDAGTGERGPVDLAGAGQITVLGDRWGTLTTALAAYRPTQITDSSLTRSATAANLDRNGIGTSKATVTLLTTQDPPPGKIDVLLVRVPKSLALLEDQLHRLAPHVHAGTVVVGTGMVKEIHTSTLRLFERILGPTKTSLAEKKARLIFCTPGTPGATRPTTPGPWPLTYTVDEDAGSASGLTVVNHAGIFCADRLDVGTRFFLQNLPTNTDGARVVDLGCGNGVVGAAVQVHDPDAEVVFTDESYQAVASAQATYRANVREGRRTAEFLVGDGVAMLPPASVDLVLSNPPFHSHQATTDATALRMFAQSRKVLRPGGELWIVANRHMGYHTHLRRLFGNSEVVASEPKFVILRAVKEDRPRPM, translated from the coding sequence CTGACCACGCCTTTCGGCTCCTACGAGCTCACCCGCTTCCCCGAGGACCCGCGCGACCGGCTCCGTGCCTGGGACGCCGCCGACGAGTACCTGCTGCGCCATCTCGACGCCGGTACCGGCGAGCGCGGGCCGGTGGACCTGGCCGGCGCCGGGCAGATCACCGTGCTCGGGGACCGCTGGGGGACGCTGACGACAGCGCTCGCCGCGTACCGGCCGACGCAGATCACCGACTCCTCCCTCACCCGCTCCGCCACCGCGGCGAACCTGGACCGGAACGGGATCGGGACCTCCAAGGCGACGGTCACGCTGCTGACCACCCAGGATCCGCCGCCCGGGAAGATCGACGTACTGCTGGTGCGCGTGCCCAAGAGCCTGGCGCTGCTCGAGGACCAGCTGCACCGGCTGGCCCCGCACGTGCACGCGGGCACCGTGGTCGTCGGCACCGGCATGGTGAAGGAGATCCACACCTCCACCCTGCGGCTCTTCGAGCGGATCCTGGGCCCGACGAAGACCTCGCTCGCCGAGAAGAAGGCGCGGCTGATCTTCTGTACGCCGGGCACCCCCGGCGCCACGCGGCCCACGACCCCCGGGCCGTGGCCGCTGACGTACACGGTGGACGAGGACGCGGGGTCCGCTTCCGGGCTGACCGTCGTCAACCACGCCGGGATCTTCTGCGCCGACCGGCTCGACGTCGGCACCCGCTTCTTCCTGCAGAACCTGCCGACCAACACCGACGGCGCCCGGGTCGTGGACCTCGGCTGCGGCAACGGCGTCGTCGGCGCGGCCGTGCAGGTCCACGACCCGGACGCCGAGGTCGTCTTCACCGACGAGTCCTACCAGGCGGTCGCCTCGGCGCAGGCCACGTACCGGGCGAACGTCCGCGAGGGCCGGCGGACGGCCGAGTTCCTCGTCGGGGACGGGGTCGCGATGCTGCCCCCGGCCTCCGTGGACCTGGTGCTCAGCAACCCTCCGTTCCACTCCCACCAGGCGACCACGGACGCGACGGCGCTACGGATGTTCGCGCAGTCGCGCAAGGTGCTGCGGCCGGGCGGCGAGCTGTGGATCGTCGCCAATCGGCACATGGGCTACCACACCCACCTGCGCCGGCTGTTCGGCAACAGTGAAGTCGTCGCGAGCGAACCGAAGTTCGTGATTCTGCGGGCAGTCAAGGAGGACCGGCCGCGGCCCATGTGA
- a CDS encoding restriction endonuclease yields MDGLLGHGAAGSTERSRQSSSRPAWTQRALAGVPVIEWVGKRIARPWVGEVLSGPACRDLGVAVAGGGDEYARERARQAKERERRQKAAETEAKRKARDEKVAYEAARAQEAVDKTSVTEHDVEQLAGLLRAAVLEGRPLSFDSLRQHFVPAVFAPSKSRTKPVPLPRWGEYEPEPPRGWLGALGFGRRSYDAEVEAARKRFDEALRDHAREEHKRVGKLDAAQARHDERNQQEAARIEEWNAGIEARRVAYQERDVEAVEWFIDQVLAASTYPHGFPKAHQVSYQADTGDLLVEIDLPLEDVVPAARAYRYVKTRDEITLVPRPEKERHELYASVLAQTALRTVHELFAADTDGVVRSVALNGHVATIDRATGREVHPCLITLQAGRQEFSELVLTQVDPQACLKRLRSLISPNPYQLEPVRALVTFDLSKYRLMDSMDVVAGLDSRPVLMDLSPTEFEHLVRQLFEAIGLDSVNTRPSQDEGVDAVAMNTDPVMRGLCIIQAKRTAKVVPFESVSALAGVVEHKRAAKGILVTTSWFGRASEAFANDHGRLELLDGANLVHLFKEHLDLDVIPGPVPPKRRPR; encoded by the coding sequence GTGGACGGGCTCCTCGGGCACGGCGCCGCAGGTTCTACAGAGCGTAGCCGTCAAAGTTCTTCTCGCCCGGCCTGGACGCAGAGGGCGCTTGCGGGCGTTCCAGTGATCGAGTGGGTAGGCAAGCGGATTGCACGACCCTGGGTGGGGGAAGTCCTGAGCGGACCGGCGTGCAGGGACCTGGGGGTGGCGGTGGCGGGTGGGGGCGACGAGTACGCGCGCGAGCGGGCGCGGCAGGCCAAGGAACGTGAGCGGCGCCAGAAGGCTGCTGAGACGGAGGCCAAGCGCAAGGCGCGCGACGAGAAGGTTGCCTACGAGGCCGCACGTGCCCAGGAGGCCGTCGACAAGACGAGCGTGACCGAGCACGACGTCGAGCAGCTGGCGGGACTGTTACGTGCGGCGGTGCTGGAGGGCCGGCCCCTGAGCTTCGACAGTCTCAGGCAGCACTTCGTCCCTGCGGTCTTCGCGCCGTCCAAGAGCCGCACGAAGCCCGTTCCCCTCCCGCGGTGGGGAGAGTACGAGCCCGAGCCGCCGCGTGGATGGTTGGGCGCGCTCGGCTTCGGGCGCCGTTCGTACGACGCGGAGGTGGAGGCTGCACGCAAGCGGTTCGACGAGGCGCTGCGTGACCATGCTCGCGAGGAGCACAAGCGGGTCGGGAAGCTGGATGCGGCGCAGGCCCGCCATGACGAGCGCAACCAGCAGGAGGCCGCCCGCATCGAGGAGTGGAATGCCGGGATCGAGGCACGCCGCGTCGCCTACCAGGAGCGCGACGTCGAAGCGGTCGAGTGGTTCATCGACCAGGTCCTGGCCGCCTCCACGTATCCCCACGGCTTCCCGAAGGCGCACCAGGTCTCCTACCAGGCAGATACGGGAGACCTGCTGGTCGAGATCGACCTGCCGCTGGAAGATGTGGTCCCGGCGGCCCGCGCCTACCGGTACGTGAAGACGCGCGACGAGATCACGCTTGTCCCGAGGCCCGAGAAGGAGCGCCACGAGCTGTACGCGTCCGTACTGGCGCAGACGGCGCTGAGGACCGTCCACGAGTTGTTCGCGGCGGACACCGACGGGGTGGTGAGGTCCGTGGCGCTGAACGGGCACGTGGCGACCATCGACCGTGCCACGGGCCGCGAGGTGCACCCCTGTCTGATCACTCTCCAGGCGGGGAGGCAGGAGTTCAGCGAACTGGTGCTGACCCAAGTCGATCCGCAGGCCTGCCTGAAGCGGCTGCGATCGCTGATCTCACCGAATCCGTACCAGCTGGAGCCGGTGCGCGCGCTGGTCACCTTCGACTTGAGCAAGTACCGGCTGATGGACAGCATGGACGTCGTGGCGGGCCTGGACAGCCGTCCCGTGCTGATGGACCTCTCGCCCACGGAATTCGAGCATTTGGTCCGGCAGTTGTTCGAAGCCATCGGCCTCGACAGTGTCAACACGCGACCGTCGCAGGACGAGGGTGTGGATGCTGTGGCGATGAACACCGACCCGGTCATGCGAGGCCTGTGCATCATTCAGGCCAAACGCACTGCCAAGGTGGTGCCCTTCGAATCGGTCTCCGCCCTCGCCGGCGTCGTGGAGCACAAGCGGGCAGCCAAGGGCATCCTGGTGACGACCTCGTGGTTCGGCCGGGCGAGCGAGGCGTTCGCGAACGACCACGGACGCCTTGAACTCCTGGACGGCGCCAACCTGGTTCACCTGTTCAAGGAACATCTCGACCTCGATGTCATCCCGGGTCCGGTCCCTCCGAAGCGCCGACCGCGCTGA
- a CDS encoding pentapeptide repeat-containing protein, with the protein MAIRTFGHATITLPELDEPGLYLSNVDSLDSSRGTVQDFVYGDADLRSLDLTDTQLVTGRLSGIRAKRLEFEAVNLHGVEISDSDLGTARWTESKLTRVHFRDCKLMGAALDGLVLDDVLFESCKLDFATFEKVRATGPVAFIGCVLTEATFADCDLSDTVFTDCTLRRAEFGTGRYRNTDLRENDLSAIRGVANLAKVRIDPGQQSDLAEALVNELNITIGDD; encoded by the coding sequence ATGGCCATCCGAACCTTCGGCCACGCCACGATCACCCTGCCTGAGCTGGACGAGCCCGGCCTCTACCTGAGCAACGTCGACAGCCTCGACAGCTCCCGTGGCACAGTCCAGGACTTCGTGTACGGGGATGCCGATCTCCGATCGCTCGACCTCACGGACACCCAACTCGTCACCGGCCGGCTCTCGGGCATCCGCGCGAAGCGTCTCGAGTTCGAGGCGGTCAACCTCCACGGCGTCGAGATCAGCGACAGCGACCTCGGCACCGCGCGCTGGACCGAGAGCAAGCTGACCCGAGTCCACTTCCGAGACTGCAAGCTGATGGGCGCCGCTCTGGACGGCCTGGTGCTCGACGACGTGCTGTTCGAAAGCTGCAAGCTCGACTTCGCCACGTTCGAGAAGGTCCGCGCCACCGGCCCCGTGGCCTTCATCGGCTGCGTCCTCACAGAGGCCACATTCGCGGACTGCGACCTGTCCGACACCGTGTTCACCGACTGCACGCTCCGGCGCGCCGAATTCGGCACGGGCCGCTATCGCAACACCGACCTGCGCGAGAACGATCTGTCGGCCATCCGAGGGGTCGCGAACCTCGCCAAGGTCCGCATCGACCCCGGCCAGCAGTCCGACCTCGCCGAAGCCCTCGTGAACGAACTCAACATCACCATCGGGGACGACTGA